A part of Deltaproteobacteria bacterium genomic DNA contains:
- a CDS encoding hydroxymethylglutaryl-CoA synthase family protein yields MNTVGIGLCGSYLPIFRLDRGTVAEIWGRASMGGERTVANNDEDSATMAVEASVNCLQDSGRQEIEGLFFATTSPVYREKLNAALVATALDLKREITTADFSHSLRAGTGALKAALDSVKSGSMKQVLVAAADCRNGYPRSDQEQAFGDGAAAILVSQDHVLATFEGSYSICNEMYDVWRNPDDTFVRTWEGRFILGEGYANHMVEAVSGILNKLGLKTKDITRAILPAPDARTHRRLIQRLGFDAKTQVQDPLLSNIGHTGAAHPLLMLVGALEESSPGDILLLANYADGVDAMVFKVTEEIEKKRDERRLKEYLSQKLMLTSYARFLSYKGLVETAPGEPFRLFPSATVTWRDRNSIMRCHGSRCLNCGTLSFPIQRICNNCHAKDSYEEIRISGLEGAVFTFTLDNLAGRSDDPVVVQTIADLGEEKVRFYSMMTDCIPSEAKIGMPVGLTFRRIYEGSGMHNYFWKLRPLHTGGNK; encoded by the coding sequence ATGAATACTGTTGGAATCGGTTTGTGCGGGAGCTACCTGCCCATTTTTAGATTGGATCGAGGGACCGTGGCCGAGATATGGGGCCGCGCTTCCATGGGCGGGGAAAGAACGGTAGCCAACAACGACGAAGACAGCGCCACCATGGCCGTCGAGGCTTCAGTCAACTGTTTGCAAGACTCAGGCCGCCAAGAGATAGAAGGCCTCTTTTTCGCGACCACCAGCCCGGTCTACCGGGAAAAACTGAATGCAGCCCTGGTGGCCACGGCCCTGGATTTGAAACGGGAAATAACCACGGCTGATTTTTCTCACTCCCTCAGGGCCGGCACCGGGGCGCTTAAGGCGGCCCTTGATTCAGTTAAAAGCGGTTCCATGAAGCAGGTCCTTGTGGCCGCGGCTGACTGCCGAAACGGGTATCCGAGGTCAGACCAGGAACAGGCCTTTGGCGACGGCGCCGCCGCGATCCTGGTCAGTCAGGACCATGTCCTGGCTACCTTTGAAGGCAGCTACTCCATCTGCAATGAGATGTATGACGTCTGGAGAAATCCTGATGACACGTTTGTCAGGACGTGGGAGGGGCGCTTTATCCTGGGTGAAGGCTACGCCAATCATATGGTCGAGGCCGTTAGCGGGATTTTAAATAAATTAGGTCTTAAGACCAAGGATATAACCAGGGCCATCCTGCCCGCCCCGGATGCCCGCACGCACCGCAGGCTCATACAGCGGCTCGGGTTTGACGCCAAGACCCAGGTGCAGGACCCCCTGCTCTCTAACATCGGGCATACCGGCGCGGCGCATCCCCTGCTCATGCTGGTCGGCGCCTTGGAGGAGTCAAGTCCCGGAGACATCTTGCTCCTGGCCAATTACGCTGACGGCGTTGACGCCATGGTATTTAAAGTCACCGAAGAGATCGAAAAGAAAAGAGATGAGCGCCGGCTAAAGGAGTACCTCAGCCAAAAACTGATGCTCACCTCTTACGCCCGGTTCCTGAGCTACAAGGGCCTCGTTGAAACGGCGCCCGGTGAGCCTTTCCGTCTTTTTCCGTCGGCCACCGTTACCTGGCGGGACCGCAACAGCATCATGAGGTGTCATGGTAGCAGGTGCCTGAACTGCGGCACGCTCAGCTTTCCGATCCAGCGCATTTGCAATAACTGTCATGCAAAAGACAGCTACGAAGAAATCCGCATATCAGGCCTCGAAGGGGCGGTCTTTACCTTTACCCTGGACAATCTGGCTGGCAGAAGTGACGACCCGGTGGTGGTTCAGACTATTGCCGATCTGGGGGAGGAAAAGGTTCGATTTTACTCGATGATGACAGACTGCATCCCCTCCGAGGCTAAGATAGGCATGCCTGTCGGCCTGACCTTCAGGCGGATTTACGAGGGCTCGGGCATGCATAATTATTTCTGGAAATTAAGACCGCTTCATACGGGAGGTAATAAGTAA